The proteins below are encoded in one region of Anaerobaca lacustris:
- a CDS encoding metal ABC transporter ATP-binding protein, translated as MAETATAREPVITCEDLFVGYGSELVLKGVSLQIMAGSFVLLMGPNGAGKTTLLKALLGLLKPRRGQITTPFHVTAPGYVPQQKSIDPLYPITVRQIVGMGLYPELGPWRRVTGDFRRRVDATLEQFDLLAHDRKTFGELSGGMRQKALIARAFVSGAEVFILDEPTSELDERSEREVVQHLHRLARQQNKTVLLVHHGLGHAVDHGDMVCLVNHGKAVLLEPDENNSMEHVADAARRGIAKGKAS; from the coding sequence ATGGCCGAGACCGCGACCGCGCGAGAGCCGGTGATCACCTGCGAGGACCTCTTCGTAGGTTACGGCAGTGAGCTGGTGCTCAAAGGGGTGTCGCTGCAGATCATGGCCGGGTCATTCGTATTGCTCATGGGGCCCAACGGGGCGGGCAAGACGACGCTGCTCAAGGCCCTCCTCGGCCTGCTCAAACCCCGGCGCGGACAGATCACGACACCGTTTCACGTGACGGCGCCGGGCTATGTACCTCAGCAGAAATCCATCGACCCGCTGTATCCGATCACGGTGCGGCAGATCGTGGGGATGGGGTTGTACCCGGAACTGGGGCCGTGGCGGCGCGTGACCGGCGACTTCCGTCGACGGGTGGACGCCACCCTCGAACAATTCGACCTTCTGGCGCACGACCGCAAGACCTTCGGCGAGCTGTCCGGCGGCATGCGCCAGAAGGCGCTGATCGCACGGGCCTTCGTCAGCGGGGCGGAGGTCTTCATCCTCGATGAGCCCACCAGCGAACTCGACGAACGCTCGGAACGCGAGGTGGTCCAGCATCTTCACCGTCTCGCCCGCCAGCAGAACAAGACGGTCCTGCTGGTTCACCATGGACTGGGGCATGCCGTGGACCATGGCGACATGGTCTGCCTGGTCAACCACGGCAAGGCCGTACTGCTGGAGCCCGATGAAAACAACTCGATGGAACACGTCGCCGACGCCGCCCGTCGAGGCATCGCGAAGGGGAAGGCATCATGA